In one Actinomycetota bacterium genomic region, the following are encoded:
- a CDS encoding lyase family protein has protein sequence MAAVWSEQTKLANWLKIEILATECRTNKGEVPQEDLDTIKAKAAFDVDRVAEIERKTRHDVAAFIDNVTENVGPAARHLHYGMTSSDVLDTGLALQMRDAADLLLAGVDALIKVCVAKSRQHAHSFMAGRTHGIHAEPTTFGLKVAGWAFELDRGRERLRRARKAVSAGKLSGVVGTFAGGDPD, from the coding sequence ATGGCCGCGGTCTGGAGCGAGCAGACCAAGCTGGCCAACTGGCTGAAAATCGAGATCCTGGCCACCGAGTGCCGCACCAACAAGGGTGAGGTGCCCCAGGAGGATCTGGACACGATCAAGGCAAAGGCGGCATTCGACGTCGACCGGGTGGCCGAGATCGAACGCAAGACCCGCCACGACGTTGCGGCGTTCATCGACAACGTCACCGAGAACGTCGGCCCCGCCGCCCGCCACCTGCATTACGGGATGACCTCGTCCGACGTCTTGGACACCGGGCTGGCGCTGCAGATGCGGGACGCCGCCGACCTGCTGCTCGCAGGCGTCGACGCACTGATCAAGGTGTGCGTCGCCAAGTCCCGGCAGCACGCCCACTCATTTATGGCCGGGCGGACCCACGGCATCCACGCCGAGCCGACCACCTTTGGCCTCAAGGTCGCCGGCTGGGCCTTCGAGCTGGACCGGGGCCGGGAGCGCCTCCGGCGGGCCCGCAAAGCGGTTTCGGCCGGAAAGCTCTCCGGCGTCGTCGGCACCTTCGCCGGCGGGGACCCGGACA
- the purE gene encoding 5-(carboxyamino)imidazole ribonucleotide mutase has protein sequence MAIQTPLVGIVMGSASDQPKMQAAEIILDRFGVPYESNVISAHRQPDQAHEYSKLAEERGLEVIIAAAGRAAHLAGVMAANTILPVIGVPVHGGHLGGADSLYSTVQMPSGVPVATVGIDQATNAAILAVQIIACHNPDLREKLRTFKQELSQGLKV, from the coding sequence ATGGCAATTCAGACGCCCCTGGTGGGCATCGTGATGGGCAGCGCGTCCGACCAACCCAAGATGCAGGCGGCGGAGATCATCCTCGACCGATTTGGCGTCCCTTATGAGTCCAACGTCATCAGCGCCCACCGGCAGCCGGACCAGGCCCACGAGTACTCCAAGCTGGCCGAGGAGCGGGGCCTCGAGGTCATCATCGCCGCCGCCGGGCGGGCCGCCCACCTGGCCGGCGTCATGGCGGCGAACACGATCCTTCCCGTGATCGGCGTGCCGGTGCACGGTGGACACCTCGGCGGGGCGGACTCGCTCTATTCCACGGTCCAGATGCCGTCCGGCGTGCCGGTGGCCACCGTCGGCATCGACCAGGCGACGAACGCCGCGATCCTCGCGGTCCAGATCATCGCCTGCCACAACCCCGACCTGCGCGAAAAGCTGCGCACGTTCAAGCAGGAGCTGTCGCAAGGGCTGAAGGTTTGA